A window of the Brassica napus cultivar Da-Ae chromosome C5, Da-Ae, whole genome shotgun sequence genome harbors these coding sequences:
- the LOC106447800 gene encoding uncharacterized protein LOC106447800, which translates to MTECIPISTPADVNTKLSADTGDRIDNPKQYRSLAGALQYLTITRPDITYAVQQVCLFMHDPRQQHLTALKRIVRYIQGTKGHGLQLYRSSTDALTAYSDADWAGCPDTHQSTSGYCVYLGENLISWSSKRQQTISRSSAEAEYRGVANTVAETCFLRNLLLELHLPITKATLIFCDNVSSVYLASNPVKHQRTKHVELDLHFVREKVALGQVKVLHVPSSYQYADIFTKELPSSLFNAFRTSFTVRSAADQTEGG; encoded by the coding sequence ATGACTGAGTGCATACCAATCTCAACTCCTGCGGATGTCAACACCAAACTATCCGCAGACACTGGAGATCGCATTGACAATCCCAAACAATACCGGAGTCTAGCAGGGGCTCTTCAATACCTcaccatcactaggccagatatCACATACGCTGTCCAACAAGTGTGCTTGTTCATGCATGATCCACGCCAACAACACTTGACTGCACTAAAACGGATCGTTCGCTACATACAGGGAACTAAAGGTCATGGTCTCCAGCTATATAGGTCTTCTACTGATGCCTTAACAGCTTATTcagatgctgattgggcaggctGTCCAGACACCCACCAATCTACATCAGGCTATTGCGTGTATCTAGGGGAGAACCTGATCTCATGGTCCTCAAAAAGACAACAAACAATCTCCAGGTCTagtgcagaagcagagtatCGAGGAGTAGCCAACACTGTAGCTGAGACGTGTTTTCTACGGAACCTACTTCTTGAGCTCCACCTACCGATCACAAAAGCAACACTCATCTTTTGTGATAATGTGAGCTCCGTTTACTTGGCATCCAATCCTGTTAAGCATCAACGTACAAAGCATGTGGAACTTGATCTCCATTTTGTCCGTGAAAAAGTCGCACTTGGTCAGGTGAAAGTGCTACACGTACCATCATCATATCAGTACGCAGACATATTCACAAAAGAATTGCCTTCCTCACTTTTCAACGCCTTTCGAACCAGTTTCACCGTTCGTTCCGCTGCCGATCAAACTGAAGGAGGGTAA
- the LOC125587870 gene encoding uncharacterized protein LOC125587870: MRLLAGLTDDAAKELESFSNWILDIGDGKINLPNDGQVEIDIPSDLLIQNSGEDPIETMEKEVYGQAFQTSTNKDLYRHRAILTPTNDEVDKINDYMLSQLPGNMFYHLFLCSTNFVHITKQTDLHMLSGEEKVYLSSDSIIPSDVDIEENVVYRAEFLNSVKVAGLPRHCLKLKVGTPIMCLRNMDVADGLCNGTRLIVTQLLPHVIEGRIITGNKIAGHPVWIPRMFITPPDTKFPFRMRRRQFPVTLAFAMTINKSQGQTLESVGLFLPRPVFSHGQLYVALSRVKSRSGLKILITGKEGKTQTKTLNVVYKQVFQNIP, encoded by the coding sequence ATGAGATTGCTGGCTGGTCTTACTGATGATGCAGCAAAAGAGCTTGAATCCTTCTCAAACTGGATTTTGGATATAGGagatggaaaaataaatttgccTAACGACGGTCAAGTTGAGATTGACATCCCTTCTGATTTGCTGATACAAAATAGTGGAGAAGACCCTATCGAGACTATGGAAAAAGAGGTTTATGGACAAGCTTTTCAAACTTCAACAAATAAGGATTTGTATAGACATCGAGCCATTCTTACTCCCACAAATGATGAAGTGGATAAAATAAATGACTACATGCTTTCGCAGTTGCCAGGTAACATGTTTTATCATTTATTCTTATGTTCAACTAACTTTGTACATATCACTAAACAAACGGATTTACATATGCTTTCAGGAGAAGAGAAGGTTTACCTTAGCTCTGACAGTATTATCCCATCCGATgttgacatagaagaaaatGTCGTATATCGTGCAGAGTTTTTGAACAGTGTTAAAGTGGCTGGACTGCCTAGACATTGCTTGAAGCTCAAGGTTGGTACTCCTATCATGTGTCTTCGTAACATGGATGTTGCAGATGGTTTATGTAATGGTACTAGGCTAATTGTTACTCAGTTACTGCCCCATGTGATAGAAGGTAGAATTATAACCGGAAACAAAATTGCTGGACATCCGGTTTGGATCCCTAGAATGTTTATCACACCACCTGACACCAAGTTCCCCTTCAGAATGCGTCGAAGACAGTTTCCAGTTACTTTGGCTTTCGCGATGACCATCAACAAAAGTCAAGGTCAAACACTGGAAAGTGTTGGGTTGTTTCTGCCTAGGCCAGTGTTCTCTCATGGTCAGCTCTACGttgcactttcaagagttaagtcAAGATCTGGATTGaaaatcctaataactggtaaagaagggaAAACGCAGACAAAAACGttgaatgttgtctacaaacaagtttttcagaatattCCATAG
- the LOC106445083 gene encoding DEAD-box ATP-dependent RNA helicase 5-like, protein MAGKKQELPVSGEPLAAVESPMTDTIEKKKKKKKSKKNKHAEVEVPQEVVDKGEELSSKEKKKKRKREEKEMEKEEESEVPEKKLEPEASNGGGGGESEQKVVVTGKGAEEAKYAALTSFAESKLPANVLDCCKTFQKPSPIQSHSWPFLLDGRDLIGIAKTGSGKTLAFGIPAIMHMLKKNKSGKGTRNPTCLVLSPTRELAVQISDVLSEAGEPCGLKSICVYGGSSKRPQINAIRSGVDIVIGTPGRLRDLIESNELRLSDVSFVVLDEADRMLDMGFEEPVRFILSKTNKVRQMVMFSATWPIDVHKLAQEFMDPNPVKIVIGSEDLAANHDVMQIVEVLDDRARDQRLIALLEKYHKSQKNRVLVFALYKVEADRLERFLQQRGWKAVSIHGNKAQSERTRSLALFKEGSCPLLVATDVAARGLDIPDVEVVINYSFPLTTEDYVHRIGRTGRAGKKGVAHTFFTQQNKGLAGELVNVLREAGQVVPTDLTKFGTHVKKKESKLYGAHFKEIAADAPKATKITFADSDDED, encoded by the exons atggctggAAAAAAGCAAGAGCTTCCCGTTTCGGGTGAACCCTTAGCCGCCGTCGAGAGTCCAATGACAGACAcgatagagaagaagaagaagaagaagaagagcaagaagaaCAAACACGCAGAGGTGGAAGTTCCTCAAGAGGTAGTCGATAAGGGCGAGGAGTTGAGTagtaaagagaagaagaagaagcgtaagagagaggagaaagagatggagaaggAGGAAGAGAGTGAAGTCCCCGAAAAGAAGCTGGAACCTGAGGCTTCtaacggaggaggaggaggagaaagtGAGCAGAAGGTTGTTGTCACCGGGAAAGGTGCGGAGGAAGCAAAGTACGCAGCTTTAACATCATTTGCTGAGTCGAAGTTGCCTGCGAATGTTCTTGATTGCTGCAAGACTTTCCAGAAACCTTCTCCGATCCAGTCTCATTCGTGGCCGTTTCTGTTGGATGGCCGTGATCTTATCGGGATTGCGAAGACCGGTTCAG GTAAGACATTGGCGTTTGGGATCCCTGCGATTATGCACATgttgaagaagaacaagagtgGTAAAGGAACAAGAAACCCGACTTGTCTTGTTCTTTCTCCGACAAGAGAGTTAGCTGTTCAG ATATCTGATGTTTTGAGTGAAGCTGGAGAACCGTGTGGTTTGAAATCGATTTGTGTATATGGTGGAAGCTCTAAAAGGCCTCAAATTAACGCTATTCGTTCTGGAGTT gataTTGTCATTGGCACACCAGGTCGTTTGAGAGACCTGATTGAGTCTAATGAGCTTCGTCTCTCAGATGTTTCCTTTGTG GTATTGGATGAAGCAGATCGAATGCTTGATATGGGTTTCGAGGAACCAGTCCGGTTTATTCTGAGCAAAACGAACAAAG TTCGTCAGATGGTTATGTTCAGTGCAACTTGGCCTATAGATGTTCACAAACTGGCTCAGGAATTCATGGATCCAAACCCGGTCAAG ATAGTCATAGGTTCTGAAGACTTGGCTGCCAACCACGACGTTATGCAAATCGTTGAG GTCTTGGACGATCGTGCTCGTGATCAGCGCCTTATTGCTTTACTAGAAAAATACCATAAATCACAAAa GAACAGGGTTTTGGTATTTGCCTTGTATAAGGTGGAAGCTGACCGTCTCGAGCGTTTCCTTCAGCAAAG AGGCTGGAAGGCTGTATCCATACACGGAAACAAAGCACAGAGCGAACGTACCAGGTCTTTGGCATTGTTCAAAGAAGGATCCTGTCCCTTGCTG GTGGCTACTGATGTAGCAGCAAGAGGGCTCGATATCCCTGACGTGGAAGTTGTGATAAACTACAGTTTCCCTTTAACAACAGAGGATTATGTTCACAGAATCGGGAGGACGGGAAGAGCGGGTAAGAAGGGTGTTGCACATACCTTCTTCACACAACAGAACAAG GGTCTTGCTGGAGAGCTTGTGAATGTTCTCAGGGAAGCTGGACAAGTAGTGCCTACTGATCTTACCAAGTTTGGCActcatgtaaaaaaaaag GAGTCAAAACTGTATGGAGCTCATTTTAAAGAAATAGCAGCTGATGCTCCAAAGGCTACGAAGATCACATTCGCTGATTCTGACGACGAAGACTAG
- the LOC106445084 gene encoding protein CROWDED NUCLEI 1, producing the protein MWDISPVHGGTLSWLRKCTSKILKLSPIKMAETTATLSFTDQETQSAEQANVNSGPSTMLQVQSESDIREVEVANANSDGDHSKINSKAQEVDVDSLSIIAADGLSRIRGKARVRRTRSVKAVVEDAKTIYRESIQLNEPVDLTENVEDTAKGNDKSTGEPGRSEKGDSKNGRKRERMGS; encoded by the coding sequence ATGTGGGATATATCGCCAGTTCATGGTGGGACATTGTCATGGCTACGGAAATGTACTTCGAAGATTCTTAAGTTGTCCCCAATAAAAATGGCAGAAACAACAGCTACTCTGAGTTTTACTGACCAAGAAACTCAGTCTGCTGAGCAAGCTAACGTGAACAGTGGGCCATCAACTATGCTTCAGGTCCAATCTGAAAGTGACATCAGAGAAGTTGAAGTCGCCAATGCAAACTCAGACGGTGATCACAGCAAAATCAACAGCAAGGCTCAAGAAGTTGATGTAGATTCTTTGTCTATTATAGCTGCTGATGGTCTATCACGCATAAGAGGGAAAGCCAGAGTCAGAAGAACGCGCTCTGTCAAAGCTGTTGTTGAAGACGCTAAAACCATCTATAGAGAATCTATACAACTTAATGAGCCCGTTGATTTAACAGAAAATGTTGAGGACACTGCTAAAGGAAATGATAAAAGCACTGGTGAACCTGGTCGTTCTGAGAAAGGAGATTCAAAGAATGGACGGAAACGTGAACGTATGGGTTCTTGA